In Streptomyces nojiriensis, one genomic interval encodes:
- a CDS encoding PLP-dependent aminotransferase family protein, producing MSAAATTSAATAASATADSASATAPPPAFAARAASVEGSPVREILALTERPGVISLAGGLPAPELFDTEGLRAAYDAAFAVSARRALQYSTTEGAPELREAVAARATGRGLPTGPDDVLITSGSQQALTLITATLIEPGDVVLVENPTYLAALQCFRLAGARVVAVPCDAEGILPDALADIVVREQPKLLYTVPTFQNPTGRTLPAARRAAVARTAARLGLWLVEDDPYGELRYEGSDVPWLAAHPGAEDRTALLGSFSKVMAPGLRLGWLRAPAALRRAAVVAKQAADLHTSTVDQLAAAHYLAAVDLDAHIATVRTAYRARRDALQSALSRSLPADCAWSLPAGGMFLWARLPAGHDAADLLRTAVAHGVAFVPGAPFYATAPDPRTLRLNFTTHTPAEITEGVGRLRVALAEYGGLGGVGGVSAGGRP from the coding sequence GTGTCCGCCGCCGCCACCACCTCCGCCGCCACTGCCGCCTCCGCCACTGCCGACTCCGCCTCCGCCACCGCGCCGCCGCCCGCGTTCGCCGCCCGCGCCGCCTCCGTGGAGGGGTCCCCCGTACGCGAGATCCTCGCGCTCACCGAACGCCCCGGGGTCATCTCCCTCGCCGGCGGCCTCCCCGCGCCCGAACTCTTCGACACCGAGGGCCTGCGGGCCGCGTACGACGCCGCCTTCGCGGTGTCCGCGCGGCGCGCGCTCCAGTACTCGACCACCGAGGGCGCGCCGGAGCTGCGCGAGGCCGTCGCCGCCCGGGCGACCGGGCGCGGGCTGCCGACCGGCCCGGACGACGTACTCATCACCTCGGGCTCGCAGCAGGCCCTGACCCTCATCACCGCCACCCTGATCGAACCCGGCGACGTGGTGCTGGTGGAGAACCCCACCTACCTCGCGGCCCTCCAGTGCTTCCGCCTGGCGGGGGCGCGGGTGGTGGCCGTGCCCTGCGACGCGGAGGGCATCCTCCCGGACGCGCTGGCGGACATCGTGGTGCGCGAGCAGCCGAAGCTGCTGTACACCGTCCCCACCTTCCAGAACCCGACGGGACGCACCCTCCCGGCCGCCCGCCGGGCGGCGGTCGCGCGGACCGCCGCCCGGCTCGGGCTGTGGCTGGTGGAGGACGACCCGTACGGGGAACTCCGCTACGAGGGCTCCGACGTCCCGTGGCTCGCCGCACACCCGGGGGCGGAGGACCGTACGGCGCTGCTCGGCAGCTTCTCGAAGGTCATGGCTCCCGGGCTGCGGCTGGGCTGGCTCCGGGCCCCGGCGGCGCTGCGGCGGGCCGCGGTCGTCGCGAAGCAGGCGGCGGACCTCCACACCTCCACGGTGGACCAGCTGGCCGCGGCGCACTACCTCGCGGCGGTGGACCTCGACGCGCACATAGCCACGGTCCGGACGGCCTACCGCGCGCGCCGCGACGCCCTGCAGAGCGCCCTGAGCCGGAGCCTGCCGGCCGACTGCGCGTGGAGCCTGCCCGCGGGCGGCATGTTCCTGTGGGCCCGCCTGCCGGCGGGCCACGACGCGGCGGACCTCCTCAGGACGGCCGTCGCCCACGGCGTCGCCTTCGTCCCGGGCGCCCCCTTCTACGCCACCGCCCCGGACCCCCGCACCCTGCGCCTGAACTTCACGACGCACACGCCGGCCGAGATCACCGAGGGCGTCGGCCGGCTGCGCGTGGCGCTGGCGGAGTACGGGGGCCTCGGCGGCGTCGGCGGCGTCAGTGCTGGAGGGCGACCTTGA
- a CDS encoding SseB family protein, translated as MGFDEEWGRLRAAAGQAAHRPEVVDPAVEAHEAMLERLAEFRSRVVLVPLDVRDGLWTAELGGLDWICAFSDEEALARFAEARGEADREWTYRRVVGARLLDELVPAVGFPCGVAWNAAGPDGLAFPPVRGIVPDASALDGETAA; from the coding sequence GTGGGGTTCGACGAGGAGTGGGGTCGGCTGCGGGCCGCTGCCGGCCAGGCTGCCCATCGACCGGAAGTGGTCGATCCGGCAGTAGAAGCACACGAGGCGATGCTGGAGCGGCTGGCGGAATTCCGCAGCCGGGTCGTTCTCGTGCCGTTGGACGTACGAGACGGCCTGTGGACGGCCGAACTCGGGGGGCTGGACTGGATCTGCGCGTTCTCGGACGAGGAGGCGCTGGCCCGGTTCGCCGAGGCGCGCGGCGAGGCCGACCGGGAGTGGACGTACCGGCGGGTGGTCGGTGCGCGCCTGCTCGACGAGCTGGTGCCGGCGGTGGGCTTTCCGTGCGGGGTCGCGTGGAACGCGGCGGGGCCGGACGGGCTGGCGTTCCCGCCGGTTCGGGGGATCGTGCCGGATGCCTCGGCACTCGACGGGGAGACGGCCGCATGA
- a CDS encoding putative T7SS-secreted protein — protein MTDLGKLVDKGLDKFDETVDSAKKVVGHGVDRVTDEVGGVLDRAGAHGWADTVEDFGDGLASRLGASVREQQLGESEQADELIHGKSSALRGSAKHLADFQAAFERVGQGMKALDSDQWKGQAADAFRAKFAMHPTDWLRASDACESASGALSRYAETLEWAQKQAQAAIDLHKAAVKATKDAHDAHVAKEDAYKAAAQAGHDPGPVPVEGADPGAAALKQAKEILEEARRQRDEAAMTAERTLKAAMEHAPAEMPATDRLLAGLSDYAGSEVFELSHVVGGVLKGTAGTLNFARSLNPLDPYNATHPADFHQNLSMTLAGLVSTASHPERIPGPMIDSYMADPSEFKGRILPDLIGTKGLPTLRTGLRFAEKTASKEAARTAAKAEAEAAARRKADLKCKGDPVDVATGRMVLPQTDLVLPGALPLVFTRTFESSYRAGRWFGPSWASTVDQRLEIDEEGVILVREDGSLLAYPHPEPGTPVLPGHGQRWPLVLDADGGYTVTDPESGHVRHFTDEGLLTQLDDRGGAWITFEYDETGAPAALSHSGGYEMRLSSSEGRITGLALADGTEVLHYGYTDGHLTHVTNSSGRPLRFGYDELGRITSWTDTNDRHFDYVYDERHRCTAQSGTNGHLDVRFTYEDGSTTYTDSHGHETRYLVDDRARITAEIDPTGATTRFTHDAYDRLLTRTDPLGHTTRYVYDEQGRLTTVVRPDGREVRAEYDALGLPVTVIQPDGRVTRATYDERGNRTSATAPHGATHRFTYDARNHLASVTDVLGAVTTVRCDPAGLPLEITDPLGATTTYTRDPFGRPVAVTDPLGHTTRLTWSVEGRLLRRETADGGTESWTYDGEGNCTSHTDPVGGLTLSEYGDFDLLTARTGPDGVRHSFNHDTELRLTSVTNPQGLTWTYAYDPAGRLAAETDFDDRTLTYGYDPAGRLVSRTNALGATTTYAHDALSQLLQKETADGITSYEYDDYDELARAVSPDGTTLTLRRDLYGRVVSETVDGRTLTHTYDVAGRRAGRTTPAGAFSEWTYDAAGRRSALSASGRTLTFERDAAGRELTRAIGPDLALAHTYDPVGRLTDQHLIGQDGRTLQRRGYSYRADGALTAIDDALAGPRTFTLDPAARVTAVDASDWTERYAYDDAGNQTSASWPSRHPGAEAQGDRAYTGTRITRAGSIRYEHDALGRVTLRQKTRLSRKPDTWHYEWDAEDRLSAVTTPDGTRWRYRYDALSRRTAKQRLAPSGEVAEEVLFTWDGTTLCEQTEGPVTLTWTHHGLHPLTQAESVLGTTDDRFFAVVTDLIGTPRELIDESGEIAWRARSTLWGSTTWTRDAVAYTPLRFPGQYFDPESGLHHNYFRTYDPETARYLTPDPLGLAPAPNPATYVSNPHTWSDPMGLTPEGCPDHEFHTVQGAEDAARLRNGGTPWPEDELRGQYGHGVYAWSTLEEAGRYLAVRSKQIPEGGLSIVSFRVSAADFLSFRKADMTSMTPDEAEKFMDAHSRIYGDGLPHDYDYIKGMPQKYGSENFFDRNVFHMLKF, from the coding sequence ATGACGGACTTGGGAAAGCTGGTCGACAAGGGTCTCGACAAGTTCGACGAGACGGTCGATTCGGCCAAGAAGGTCGTCGGCCACGGCGTCGACAGGGTCACCGACGAGGTCGGTGGCGTCCTCGATCGTGCCGGCGCGCACGGCTGGGCGGACACGGTCGAGGACTTCGGCGACGGACTCGCCTCCCGGCTCGGTGCATCGGTACGCGAACAGCAGCTCGGCGAGAGTGAGCAGGCCGACGAGCTGATCCACGGCAAGTCGTCGGCACTCCGGGGGTCGGCCAAGCACCTGGCGGACTTCCAGGCGGCGTTCGAGCGGGTCGGTCAGGGCATGAAGGCCCTCGACTCGGACCAGTGGAAGGGGCAGGCGGCCGACGCGTTCCGCGCGAAGTTCGCCATGCATCCCACCGACTGGCTGCGCGCCTCCGACGCGTGCGAGTCGGCGAGCGGCGCGCTCAGCCGGTACGCGGAGACGCTGGAATGGGCGCAGAAGCAGGCCCAGGCTGCCATCGATCTCCACAAGGCCGCGGTGAAGGCGACGAAGGACGCCCACGACGCGCACGTCGCCAAGGAGGACGCCTACAAGGCGGCCGCGCAGGCGGGCCACGATCCCGGCCCGGTCCCGGTCGAGGGCGCCGATCCGGGCGCGGCAGCCCTCAAGCAGGCCAAGGAGATCCTGGAAGAGGCCCGCAGGCAGCGCGACGAGGCGGCCATGACGGCCGAACGCACGCTCAAAGCGGCCATGGAGCACGCCCCGGCGGAGATGCCGGCGACGGACCGGCTGCTGGCCGGGCTCAGCGACTACGCGGGCTCGGAGGTGTTCGAGCTCAGCCATGTCGTGGGCGGAGTGTTGAAGGGCACGGCGGGAACGCTGAACTTCGCACGCAGCCTGAACCCCCTCGACCCGTACAACGCGACGCACCCTGCCGATTTCCACCAGAACCTCAGCATGACGCTGGCCGGTCTCGTCTCCACCGCGTCCCACCCCGAACGCATCCCCGGCCCGATGATCGACAGCTATATGGCGGATCCGAGCGAATTCAAGGGCCGCATCCTCCCCGATCTCATCGGCACCAAGGGCTTGCCCACCCTCCGGACCGGATTGCGCTTCGCCGAGAAGACGGCGAGCAAGGAAGCGGCCCGGACGGCCGCGAAGGCCGAAGCCGAGGCCGCCGCTCGCCGCAAGGCGGACCTGAAGTGCAAGGGCGACCCGGTCGACGTGGCGACGGGCCGGATGGTCCTGCCGCAGACCGACCTGGTCCTGCCGGGCGCGCTGCCGCTCGTGTTCACCCGGACCTTCGAGTCCTCGTACCGCGCCGGCCGCTGGTTCGGCCCGAGCTGGGCGTCCACGGTCGACCAGCGTCTGGAGATCGACGAGGAGGGAGTGATCCTCGTCCGCGAGGACGGCAGCCTGCTCGCCTACCCGCACCCCGAGCCGGGAACCCCCGTACTCCCCGGCCACGGTCAGCGCTGGCCGCTCGTCCTCGATGCGGACGGCGGCTACACGGTCACCGACCCCGAATCCGGACACGTCCGCCACTTCACGGACGAGGGCCTCCTCACGCAGCTCGACGACCGGGGCGGCGCCTGGATCACCTTCGAGTACGACGAGACGGGCGCGCCGGCCGCCCTGTCCCACAGCGGCGGCTACGAGATGCGCCTCAGCTCGTCGGAAGGCCGAATAACCGGCCTCGCCCTCGCCGACGGCACCGAAGTCCTTCACTACGGGTACACGGACGGCCACCTCACCCACGTCACCAACTCCTCGGGCCGCCCCCTCCGGTTCGGCTACGACGAACTCGGCCGGATCACCTCCTGGACCGACACCAACGACCGCCACTTCGACTACGTCTACGACGAACGGCACCGCTGCACCGCCCAGTCCGGCACCAACGGCCACCTCGACGTCCGCTTCACCTACGAGGACGGCTCCACCACCTACACCGACTCCCACGGCCACGAGACCCGGTACCTGGTCGACGACCGCGCCCGGATCACGGCCGAGATCGACCCGACGGGCGCGACCACCCGGTTCACGCACGACGCGTACGACCGGCTCCTGACCCGCACCGACCCGCTCGGCCACACGACCCGCTACGTCTACGACGAGCAGGGCCGGCTCACCACGGTGGTCCGCCCCGACGGCCGCGAGGTAAGGGCCGAGTACGACGCTCTGGGCCTGCCGGTCACGGTGATCCAGCCCGACGGCCGGGTCACGCGGGCGACGTACGACGAGCGCGGAAACCGCACCTCGGCCACCGCACCGCACGGGGCCACGCACCGCTTCACGTACGACGCCCGCAACCACCTGGCCTCGGTGACGGACGTCCTGGGCGCGGTCACCACGGTCCGCTGCGACCCGGCCGGCCTGCCCCTGGAGATCACCGACCCGCTGGGCGCGACGACCACGTACACGCGCGACCCCTTCGGCCGCCCGGTCGCCGTCACCGACCCCCTCGGCCACACCACCCGCCTCACGTGGAGTGTGGAGGGCCGCCTGCTCCGCCGGGAGACCGCCGACGGCGGCACGGAGTCCTGGACCTACGACGGCGAGGGCAACTGCACCTCCCACACCGACCCGGTGGGCGGGCTGACGCTCTCCGAGTACGGGGACTTCGACCTCCTCACGGCCCGCACGGGCCCGGACGGCGTCCGCCACTCCTTCAACCACGACACCGAGCTGCGCCTCACCTCGGTCACCAACCCCCAGGGCCTGACCTGGACCTACGCCTACGATCCCGCCGGGCGACTGGCCGCCGAGACGGACTTCGACGACCGCACCCTGACCTACGGCTACGACCCCGCGGGTCGCCTGGTCTCCCGTACGAACGCACTCGGCGCCACGACCACGTACGCGCACGACGCCCTCTCCCAGCTCCTGCAGAAGGAGACGGCGGACGGCATCACGTCGTACGAGTACGACGACTACGACGAACTCGCCCGGGCCGTCTCGCCGGACGGCACCACGCTGACCCTGCGACGGGACCTGTACGGCCGCGTCGTCTCGGAGACGGTCGACGGACGCACCCTCACCCACACCTACGACGTCGCGGGCCGCCGGGCCGGCCGCACCACACCGGCCGGGGCCTTCTCGGAGTGGACGTACGACGCGGCCGGCCGCCGCAGCGCCCTCAGCGCATCGGGCCGCACCCTGACCTTCGAGCGGGACGCCGCAGGCCGGGAGCTGACCCGCGCCATCGGCCCGGACCTGGCCCTGGCGCACACCTACGACCCGGTCGGACGTCTCACCGACCAGCACCTCATCGGCCAGGACGGCCGCACCCTCCAGCGCCGCGGCTACAGCTACCGCGCGGACGGCGCCCTCACGGCGATCGACGACGCGCTCGCCGGTCCCCGGACCTTCACCCTGGACCCGGCGGCCCGCGTCACGGCGGTCGACGCGTCCGACTGGACCGAGCGCTACGCCTACGACGACGCCGGCAACCAGACCAGCGCCTCCTGGCCGTCCCGCCACCCGGGCGCGGAGGCCCAGGGCGACCGCGCGTACACCGGCACCCGCATCACCCGTGCCGGCTCGATCCGCTACGAACACGACGCCCTCGGCCGGGTCACCCTCCGCCAGAAGACCCGCCTCTCGCGCAAGCCGGACACCTGGCACTACGAGTGGGACGCGGAAGACCGCCTGAGCGCGGTCACCACCCCGGACGGCACGCGCTGGCGCTACCGCTACGACGCCCTGTCCCGCCGCACGGCCAAGCAGCGCCTCGCGCCCAGCGGCGAGGTGGCGGAAGAGGTCCTCTTCACCTGGGACGGCACCACCCTCTGCGAGCAGACGGAAGGCCCGGTCACCCTCACCTGGACCCACCACGGCCTGCACCCGCTCACCCAGGCGGAGAGCGTCCTCGGCACCACGGACGACCGCTTCTTCGCCGTCGTCACGGACCTCATCGGCACTCCGCGCGAACTGATCGACGAGTCGGGCGAGATCGCCTGGCGCGCCCGCTCCACCCTCTGGGGCTCCACCACCTGGACCCGCGACGCCGTGGCCTACACGCCCCTGCGCTTCCCGGGCCAGTACTTTGACCCCGAGTCGGGCCTCCACCACAACTACTTCCGCACCTACGACCCCGAAACGGCCCGCTACCTCACCCCGGACCCCCTGGGCCTGGCCCCGGCCCCGAACCCGGCGACGTACGTCTCGAACCCGCACACGTGGTCGGATCCCATGGGGTTGACGCCGGAAGGTTGCCCGGATCATGAGTTTCACACGGTGCAGGGGGCCGAGGACGCCGCACGCCTCCGAAATGGCGGCACGCCATGGCCTGAGGATGAACTTCGCGGACAGTACGGGCACGGCGTCTACGCCTGGTCAACCCTCGAGGAAGCCGGGCGATATCTTGCAGTGCGTTCCAAGCAAATTCCGGAAGGCGGATTGTCTATTGTATCCTTCAGGGTTTCGGCTGCCGATTTCCTCAGCTTCAGGAAAGCCGACATGACATCCATGACACCCGACGAAGCAGAAAAATTCATGGACGCTCACAGCAGAATTTACGGAGATGGGCTTCCACACGACTATGACTACATCAAGGGAATGCCACAAAAATATGGCAGCGAAAATTTCTTCGACCGAAACGTATTCCACATGCTGAAATTTTAA
- a CDS encoding SDR family oxidoreductase, which produces MLLQGKTVIVSGVGAGLGHQVAAAVVRDGGNAVLGARTGANLAKSAAEIDPDGTHTAYLPTDITDEAQCEALAALARDRFGRLDGVVHVAAWDSYFGGLQDADFGTWQQIIDVNLLGTLRMTRAALPGLKERGGAVVVIGTQSAVAAPNEVQQAAYAASKGALTSAMYSMARELGPHRIRVNTVLPGWMWGPPVQAFVTFTAHTEGVPEAEVHARLTERMALPDLATDGDVADAAVFFASDRARAITGQSLLVNAGELMR; this is translated from the coding sequence ATGCTGCTGCAAGGGAAGACCGTCATCGTCTCCGGTGTCGGGGCCGGGCTCGGGCATCAGGTGGCCGCCGCCGTCGTGCGCGACGGCGGGAACGCCGTGCTCGGGGCGCGGACCGGGGCGAATCTCGCCAAATCCGCCGCCGAGATCGACCCCGACGGCACGCACACCGCGTACCTGCCGACCGACATCACCGACGAGGCGCAGTGCGAGGCCCTCGCCGCGCTCGCGCGGGACCGGTTCGGGAGGCTCGACGGCGTCGTGCACGTCGCCGCCTGGGACTCCTACTTCGGGGGGCTGCAGGACGCCGACTTCGGGACCTGGCAGCAGATCATCGACGTGAACCTGCTGGGGACCCTGCGGATGACCCGGGCCGCTCTGCCCGGCCTCAAGGAGCGCGGCGGGGCCGTCGTCGTGATCGGGACGCAGTCCGCCGTCGCCGCACCCAACGAGGTGCAGCAGGCCGCGTACGCCGCCTCCAAGGGGGCGCTGACCTCCGCCATGTACTCCATGGCCCGCGAGCTCGGACCGCACCGGATCCGCGTCAACACCGTGCTGCCCGGCTGGATGTGGGGCCCGCCCGTGCAGGCCTTCGTCACCTTCACCGCCCACACGGAAGGCGTTCCGGAGGCCGAGGTGCACGCCCGCCTCACGGAGCGCATGGCACTGCCCGATCTCGCCACCGACGGGGACGTGGCGGACGCCGCGGTGTTCTTCGCCTCCGACCGGGCCCGGGCGATAACCGGCCAGTCGCTGCTGGTCAACGCGGGTGAGCTGATGAGATGA
- a CDS encoding amphi-Trp domain-containing protein translates to MKDLKFEQKSSLSRLEAADQLAALAEALRHGGNAELELGPGKMSLRVPDELRTEIEVEIGDGEIEMEIELKWPTAQAGAA, encoded by the coding sequence GTGAAGGACCTCAAGTTTGAGCAGAAGAGCTCCCTTTCCCGCCTCGAGGCCGCCGACCAGCTCGCCGCGCTCGCGGAGGCGCTGCGCCACGGCGGCAATGCCGAACTCGAACTCGGCCCCGGGAAGATGAGCCTGCGCGTCCCCGACGAGCTCCGCACCGAGATCGAGGTCGAGATCGGCGACGGGGAGATCGAGATGGAGATCGAACTCAAGTGGCCCACCGCGCAGGCCGGGGCCGCGTGA
- a CDS encoding diacylglycerol/lipid kinase family protein, whose amino-acid sequence MALPDTSGAPRRARLWALLALVCAVLAAVTLVAEGIVGGLLVLVVGVAGAALTAMGTWWVVSHRGAVRLIGTLLVVGAPVAILLIYAQEDLWLTALLAIALWAAAVACARTALRAARRPDGMRAVARAAPRNPVLIMNPKSGGGKVGRFGLVEKGEALGARVVLLDPAVVTDVAALARQAVADGADLLGVAGGDGTQARVAEVAAEHDLPFLVISAGTRNHFAMDLGLDREDPARCLDALADGEELRVDLGVVGGQAFVNTASFGVYAEIVQRPEYRDAKADSALAALPDLLLGYAGTTLDAVTDEKRLESQQALLVSNNPYTSSEPMGARRSRLDLGELGVLGIRVNNAAQAAEVALRGARAAGLHVLTSRQVVVRSDAERIAVAVDGEALTMPTPVTCSIRPGALRVLVPRLRPGAPAAAPPMQWSEVLALAFNRPVAAPGG is encoded by the coding sequence ATGGCACTCCCGGATACTTCCGGCGCGCCCCGGCGCGCGCGGCTGTGGGCCCTGCTGGCGTTGGTCTGTGCGGTGCTCGCCGCGGTGACCTTGGTGGCCGAGGGCATCGTCGGGGGGCTGCTCGTCCTCGTCGTCGGGGTGGCCGGGGCGGCGCTCACGGCCATGGGGACCTGGTGGGTGGTGTCCCATCGCGGCGCCGTACGGCTGATCGGCACCCTGCTGGTGGTGGGCGCGCCCGTGGCCATCCTGCTCATCTACGCCCAGGAGGACCTGTGGCTCACGGCGCTGCTCGCCATCGCGCTGTGGGCGGCCGCCGTGGCCTGTGCGCGGACGGCGCTGCGCGCCGCGCGCCGGCCCGACGGCATGCGGGCCGTCGCCCGGGCCGCCCCCCGGAACCCGGTGCTGATCATGAACCCGAAGTCCGGCGGCGGGAAGGTCGGCCGCTTCGGCCTGGTCGAGAAGGGGGAGGCGCTCGGCGCCCGGGTGGTGCTGCTGGACCCGGCGGTCGTCACGGACGTCGCCGCCCTCGCCCGGCAGGCGGTGGCCGACGGAGCGGACCTGCTCGGGGTGGCGGGCGGCGACGGCACCCAGGCCCGGGTGGCCGAGGTGGCCGCCGAGCACGACCTGCCGTTCCTCGTGATCTCCGCGGGCACCCGGAACCACTTCGCCATGGACCTCGGGCTGGACCGCGAGGACCCGGCCCGGTGCCTGGACGCGCTGGCCGACGGGGAGGAGCTCAGGGTCGACCTGGGAGTCGTGGGCGGCCAGGCCTTCGTCAACACGGCCTCGTTCGGCGTCTACGCGGAGATCGTGCAGCGGCCGGAGTACCGGGACGCCAAGGCGGACTCGGCACTGGCCGCCCTGCCCGACCTCCTCCTCGGATACGCCGGCACCACCCTCGACGCGGTGACCGACGAGAAACGGCTGGAGTCCCAGCAGGCGCTGCTGGTCAGCAACAACCCCTACACGTCCTCCGAGCCGATGGGCGCCCGCAGGTCCCGCCTCGACCTCGGAGAGCTGGGCGTCCTCGGCATCCGGGTGAACAACGCCGCCCAGGCGGCCGAGGTCGCGCTGCGCGGAGCGAGGGCGGCGGGCCTCCACGTACTCACCTCCCGCCAGGTCGTCGTCCGATCGGACGCGGAACGCATCGCCGTCGCCGTGGACGGCGAGGCGCTGACCATGCCCACACCCGTGACCTGCTCCATCCGCCCGGGCGCACTGCGCGTCCTGGTGCCCAGGCTCCGCCCGGGGGCCCCGGCCGCCGCTCCGCCCATGCAGTGGAGCGAGGTCCTCGCCCTGGCCTTCAACCGGCCGGTGGCGGCCCCGGGTGGCTGA